A genomic stretch from Pristiophorus japonicus isolate sPriJap1 chromosome 6, sPriJap1.hap1, whole genome shotgun sequence includes:
- the LOC139265075 gene encoding mid1-interacting protein 1-B-like, giving the protein MMQITEFKNNRHSLFNATNRFITAATVMGETIMLPSFLRDLPVEEEDNHRKSNVSKQRDMYDNYLLLKSIRNDIEWGILDEQVKSDLESRKAREEDGDCGDLQQLLHHHLNGLYNVLAKLTLQANRVTNRYTRELEFNDLGR; this is encoded by the coding sequence ATGATGCAAATAACAGAATTTAAGAACAACCGTCATTCCCTGTTCAACGCTACAAACAGATTTATCACAGCTGCCACCGTCATGGGTGAAACCATCATGTTGCCCAGTTTTCTGAGGGATCTCccagtggaggaagaggacaatCACAGAAAAAGCAACGTCTCCAAACAGAGGGACATGTATGACAATTATTTGCTCCTGAAGTCCATCAGAAATGATATTGAGTGGGGCATTCTGGATGAACAAGTTAAATCCGATCTGGAGTCCAGGAAAGCCAGAGAGGAAGACGGTGATTGTGGAGACCTTCAACAGCTGCTTCACCACCATTTGAATGGACTTTACAATGTCCTTGCCAAGCTTACACTGCAAGCTAATCGTGTAACCAACCGGTATACAAGAGAACTGGAATTTAATGACTTGGGGAGATGA